In Methylotenera versatilis 79, the DNA window CGCTAGAACCAGGTTGTGCATCTAATATAGTGTGCATGTTTTCTGCAAACGTAAAGTGGCTATCACCCATATAAAAAGTAGCTTTTTTTTCTGTGCCTAATACGCCCAATATGACATCGGATGCGCTGGCGTGAAACTCATTTTTTGGCATGCATAATGGGCCGCTGCCTTCACAACAACCGCCCGATTGTAAGAAGATGATTTCGCCATGCTCTGCAGTGAGCTTGTCAATCAGTGCTAGCGCTGGTGGTGTTGCAGATAAACGTTCTGCCATTTCTATTTCTCCAAATATAAAGGGGCGAGAATAAACCCGCCCCTTTATTTACTCATACACGATTAGCTAAAAACTAGAAGAAGCCTAATTTATTAGGGTTGTAACTCACTAATAAGTTCTTAGTTTGTTGATAGTGATCCAACATCATTTTGTGATTTTCGCGACCAATACCAGACTCTTTATAACCACCGAATGCAGCATGAGCAGGGTAGGCGTGGTAACAGTTGGTCCACACACGTCCTGCTTTAATGCCACGGCCCATGCGATAAGCGGTTGTACCGTTACGGCTCCAAACACCAGCGCCTAAACCAAAAATAGTGTCATTAGCGATGGCTAACGCATCGGCTTCATCTTTAAATGTTGTTACAGCAAGCACTGGGCCAAAAATCTCTTCTTGGAAAACACGCATTTTATTATGGCCTTTTAATAAAGTCGGCTGCACATAATAGCCATCTGCAAAGTCACCTTTTAATACATTACGGTTACCGCCAATTAACACTTCCGCTCCTTCTTGTTTACCAATATCAATGTAATTCATAATTTTGTTCAATTGGTCTTGTGAAGCTTGCGCGCCAAGCATAGTGTTTGGATCTAGCGGATTGCCTTGTTTAATCGCAGCCACACGTTTTAATACACGCTCCATAAATTTATCGTAAATGGATTCTTGGATAATCGCGCGTGATGGGCAAGTGCAAACTTCACCTTGGTTGAATGCGAACAATACCAAGCCTTCAATTGCTTTATCAAAGAATGCGTCATCTTCATCCATGATATCGGCAAAGAAAATGTTAGGTGATTTGCCACCTAGTTCAAGCGTAGCTGGAATCAGATTGCTCGCGGCTGCTTGTGCAATTGCACGGCCAGTAGCAGTTGAGCCTGTGAAACCGATTTTAGCGATACGCTTGCTGTTAGCCAATGGCGCGCCAACTTCGCGACCGTAACCATTCACGATATTAATCACGCCTGGCGGAACTAAATCACCAATCACTTCCATCAAAATCAAGATAGAAAGTGGTGTGAATTCAGCGGGTTTTAATACGACACAGTTACCTGCAGCTAATGCTGGTGCCAGTTTCCAAGCAGCCATTAGAATAGGGAAATTCCAAGGGATAATTTGACCAACAACGCCTAGTGGCTCATGAAAATGATAAGCAACTGTATCGTGATCGATTTCGC includes these proteins:
- the exaC gene encoding acetaldehyde dehydrogenase ExaC — protein: MSLDLLKGLGVKIPYKAKYDNFIGGKWVAPVKGEYFDVITPITGKVYTQAARSSAEDVELALDAAHKAFEKWGKTSTTERSNILLKIADRIEANLELIATADTIDNGKPIRETLNADIPLTVDHFRYFAGAIRAQEGGISEIDHDTVAYHFHEPLGVVGQIIPWNFPILMAAWKLAPALAAGNCVVLKPAEFTPLSILILMEVIGDLVPPGVINIVNGYGREVGAPLANSKRIAKIGFTGSTATGRAIAQAAASNLIPATLELGGKSPNIFFADIMDEDDAFFDKAIEGLVLFAFNQGEVCTCPSRAIIQESIYDKFMERVLKRVAAIKQGNPLDPNTMLGAQASQDQLNKIMNYIDIGKQEGAEVLIGGNRNVLKGDFADGYYVQPTLLKGHNKMRVFQEEIFGPVLAVTTFKDEADALAIANDTIFGLGAGVWSRNGTTAYRMGRGIKAGRVWTNCYHAYPAHAAFGGYKESGIGRENHKMMLDHYQQTKNLLVSYNPNKLGFF
- a CDS encoding DUF779 domain-containing protein; translated protein: MAERLSATPPALALIDKLTAEHGEIIFLQSGGCCEGSGPLCMPKNEFHASASDVILGVLGTEKKATFYMGDSHFTFAENMHTILDAQPGSSGSFSLDCGSGFAFITQGRLYSDEELAALPPVQRAGYA